DNA from Campylobacter lari:
AATGAATGATTTCCATAGAATAACTAGCAAAAAGTTGATTTAGGTCTTTTATGTAACTTAAATCAATTTGCCCTAAAGATATAAATTCCATCTCTACTAATATTTTTAATTCAAAAAGATTAAATGGAATATAGCAAAGATTTGGATGTTTTGGTTTAAATTTACCTTTTTTATCATAAAAAGCACAACTGTGCAAAGCAGATTCTATGCTTTTACCCTTTATAATATCTTCTAAAATCTTTTTTAGCTCATAAAGACTACTTTTTTTGAGTTCTTTCCTTACACACCCGCTATAATCTTTATAACCATCATCATTATAATCAATGCAAATAAATTCACTAAATTCTATATAAATACCATCTCCTATATTTTTACCTTTGTTAGAATCTACTACAACTTTATCGATTAACTCATTTATAGCATCATCACATATTTTTAAAATGTCTTTGTTGATGCTTTTAATAGCGTCATTTTGTAATAAATTTAAAGCTTTTAAAACTTTAAAATTTTGCACAGCATCTATAAGCTCTTTAGGAGTTTTTCCTAAAATTATTGTAGTTTCTTGTGTTGAAACTTTATTTACATCTTTTTTTTCTCCATTCTCCTTGGCTTTTTTTATGGCATCGTTTAAAAGTTTGGAGCATTCATCACGATATTTACCCAATAAATCAAAGTCAGTTTTTCCATTAATTTCACAATGAGAAGAATCATATGCTGGTAAATTATATTTTTTTCTAATTTGCTCTGAAGTCATTGCTCCCGCATCTTTTAAAAGCTTTTTATTTCTAGATCCTCTTGCATTATCTAAAGGAGTTCTTGGGGTGACAAAATTCACATTAGCTCCTAGTTCAATTAAAAGCTTTGTAACCTTATAAGTTTCAGGTTCGCTTACAGCTTCAAATAAAAGAGTTTCATTGTATTCACTCTCTTGAATAAGTCGGGTTTGCATATCTACATTAGCCCCTCCTTTAATAGCTAGTTCTAATAATTCATAATTATTTTGCATAACCCAAAAATGCATAGGAGTTCTACCGGAAAATCCTTCATTATGCACTTCAAATTTAGCTCCACGATTGACTAGATATTGTATGATTTGAGAATTTGGGTTTTTAGTGCCTAGTATATATGCGTAGATTAGAGCGTTTTTATAAATATTAGGCTCGCCTTCTACTTCTTTCATTAAGATGTATTTTTCATTAGCTTCTTTGATATGTTTCATGTCGGGAAAAGCAAAATTATATTTAGGATCTTTTAAACTTAAACCATACTCATCAAATAAATAATCTAAAATAGAAAAATCATTATTATTTTCTTCACAAGCAAATGCGGCCCTTAATAAGCTTGCTGCTGGATCAAATAAAGATAGCTCATAATCTTCATTATTATGATGGTATGTAAAATGTGCCTCATAAAAGCTTTCTTTTATGGGATAATCTTTTAAAAGATTTTTAACATTTTCCAAGTCATTATTACTAATAAAATCAAATAACTGTTTTTGAATTTGCATTTTTTCTTCAAAACTCATAGCTATGATATCTTCTAATGTTTTCATTGTTTTTCCTTTAGTTTTTTTGTATTTGTTTGTTTTTGTTTAATTCTTCTTCTATATGAACAGGGTCATTTAAATTTAATCTTTTTATTACTATTTTATTAGGTGCTACTCCTTTGATATGGTGTAGATATATTTCTTTAAATATTGTCTTTATGCTTCTGTGAGCATGTCTGTGGTAGATAAAACCACTTCTTGATCCTTTATGGTTTTTATTGTCTTTATTAAATATCTCTAGATTAGTTATATTATCTATTAATTTTGTGTAATGATTGCATAAAAATAAATAATCAAGCTCATATTCTCTAGCAAGTTTTAACTCAAAGCTTATTTGTTCTGTTAAAGCTTGATCTTGAACATTTTTAACCTCTACTAAAGTAGGGTAATCATTTAGCGTTACTAAAAAATCAGGTATGGTGTGATTGAAACCTTTAGTATTAAAATTAGTATCTAGTTTTCTTTGATTGCTTAAATAGCGTGTGGATCTTTTCCCAAAAAGTAAAGAAGTGACATATTCTCCCGTATCTCCTATGAGTTTGGGTGAAATTTTTTTCTTGCTATTTTTTAATTTTTTGCATTTTTCAACTTCTTTTCTTTGCTTTTTCTCTAAATCTTCCTTAGTTTTTTTAGAAATTCCATCTGCTTTTTTAATGGTTTCAAGCTTATGTTGTGCGCTTTTTAAAAGCTCTTCTATTTGTTTTTCTTTACCACCATAAGAAGCAAAGCTTTGCTCATTTTCAAGCATACTTTTAAATTCCTTAGGGCTTTGTAAAGCAAAATGACTTGGATGTTCCACATTGGCTATTTTTCTTTGAAAAGTAAGGGTTTTTTGTTTGATATTGCTTAATTCTGAAATGACAAAGCTACTATTTAAAATAGGCACAGGATCAAAACTAGATTCTCCTTCATTGCGGATTAGTCTGGGTATAAGACACCATTTACAATTATACCGACCCTTAACAGAATTTTCATAAAATTCCTCTAAAAAATCTTTTGTTACTATTGCCACACCATTTTCTATCGGGATTTTTTTTATGCACTTGTTTATATTATCCTTACTTGTATAAACATCATAAAATACATCGTATTCATAATTTTTTCTTTTATATTCTTTAGCAGGTAAAGCATCATCTTTTAATTTATCAAATTCTTCATTGATTTTTTCATTGCTTTGAAGTTTAAGTTTTTCAATTTCTTTTTCTTCATTGATTTTTTGTATATATTCTAAAGAATTACTTTTATTGATGCGATATTCATCTTTTTTTGTTTTTTGGTTTTTATTCTTGTTTTCTTCTCCTATCATATGCTCTTCTTTAGGCAAATAAAAGGCAAGAGAATAACCACTGATGATATCCACACTTTCAAATTCTTTGATTTTAAATTTCACATCATTAAATTTCAATGAAAAATCCTTTTTTGTTCTTTACCTTATTAATCTTATTTTTTATCCTTTCTTCTTTCTTCATACATTTTAATTTGTTCTGGTTCTTCTAAGCTTGTATCGATATTGTATTCTTCAACCAATTCCTCCCAAGTCTTAGCTCCTGCTTTTTTTAAGATTTTTATGTTTTTGCTTATATCATAGGTGTTAGCTCTATCTAATGGAGTAGCAGGATCATAATATTCAATTTTCCCATCTTCAATATCACTTATACAACAATTAGCCGCATTTACATCAGCTCCATATTTGATTAGCACTTCCACACAAGCTCCTATAGGTTTCTCATCAGATTCTGCAGCTCTATGCAAAAGGGTTTCTCCTGTATTAGTAAAGCTAAATTCACTTTCTGTTTTAATAGCTCTCATATTAGGATTTGCTCCTAGTTTTAAAGCTTCTTCTAAATACTTCACTTCTTCGCCGCATAATATCCATTCATGTAAAGGAGTGCTGCCACTTTCTTCATTATAAGTTTCAAATGTGCATCCTTTTTTAAAAAAATACTCTATTACTTCTTTATTTTTTCCATCTCTATCAATATACCTACTAAGTGCATTGTATCCAAAGCACACTTCATTGGCTTTAAGTCCTAAATTTTCAAAATACTCCATCATTTCAAAACTTTTACTTTTATCATAAGCAATTCCTGCACAAGCTAAAGCGATAACAGGATCGATAATAGCTCTTTTGTTTTCACTATCCCAATAAGGTGTATAGCATTTTTCAAAAAATATTTCAGGCACAGGATAATCTTTTAAAAATTCTTTAACTTCTTCAAGTTTGTTAGCCTCTACAAGATCATAAAATTCTAAACATAAGTTTTTTACATATTTATCTACATCTTCTTCTAAAGATAATATTTCTTCTAATGTTTTCATTGTTTTTCCTTTCTTTGTAAATTGGGTTTTAATCTTTAACAAGTGATTTTAGTATTTTATAAATCTCACTTAAATCATCATGATAAAGTACATTTTTAATAAACCAATCCATAAATTCATCTTCACTTACTTCATCATAAGGTATGCCAGTATCTTCTTCAAAAGCAACTTCGTAGTTTTCTGGATCTAAATTATTATATGCACCTTCCATAAAATCATCTATATGATTTTTTACTGCTTCTAGGAGTTCTTTACTAGGTTTTGTGTCTAAAAATGCTTTGAAATCATCTAAGCTTTCTAAAATATCGGTATTAAAATCCATAATTTTTCCTATGTTGTTGGTTTTCAATTTTTTAGTGTTTTTATTTTTTCCTTTCTTTATTTAATCCAAGTGTTATTAATCCAAACTATTTCATCAATTTGTTCAGCATAAGTAGCAAATCGTAATTTAAAATTCCTAGGATTGTTTTTATTGAAAAATTTCTTAAAGAGTGGATTTGTTTCTATAAAGTCAAAGATTTTTTCACATCTTATTTGTTGCTCTTCATAGTTGATTTCTAGATTTTCCATATCATCTACTTCTTTCAAATTTGCATATTTAATAAATTCTCCATTGTTATCATTGCTTGAGTAAGATTTGTTTTGCTCAAGATACTCATCATATGATAGACTAAAAGTTATCGTTAAAACCCATCTACTTAGATTTTCATCTTTAAAAAAAGTGTAAAAATCTTTCTCAAATTTGAAACAAATATAATATTCATCTATAAATGGTCTATTGTGTGAAATATCAATATCTATAAAAAAATCTACACAATCTTTATCTGTATTTTCTAAAAAATTCACTGGTGTTAGGCAAATTTTTTTAAATTCATTATAAATTTTTAGAGCATTTAAACCATCAAAAGGTTTTAATGTATCATAAAATTCTTTAGCCATTTTGATGCTTTGCAATGAAATAAAATTTTCATTTGTTTGTTTAATGTTTTGTAATTTTTCTAGTTGTATTTGTTCTTGTATATAAAATGTTTCTAGTCCAAATTTTTCATAAGGACTTCGTGAGTAAAATTTAACTTCCTTTACACTTAGTGGAAAATGTTTATTTATAAAAGAGCTCATGCATGTAAAATTATCTTCTAAATTTGATTGATACATATCTATACAAAACATAATATAAAGTATATTATTTTTTTCACATATAAAAAGATTATTGTAAGAATTTTTATAAGAATAAACATAGTCAAAGAATTTTTTATCAAAATTAGATTTAAATTCTATATTTTCGTCAATGTTAAAATCCTCTTCTTCGCTTCTATCTATATAGGATATAATGATCTTTTTTAAATCATTTTTAAAATATTTTAAAAAACAATTACATTGAAAAAAATCAAAACTACCTATGTATTTATCAACTTTAGTATAGTTGTCTTCCAAATAGCAACAACCTTGATAAAAAATAGAATTTAAAGCTATTCCTCCATTGCCATTTTGTCTAAAATTTAAATCAAAAAGTAAAGGAAGAGAGTTTTGGTTAAACTGCTCTTTTTCTATAAAATCTAAAATATATTCTTCCTCTGTGGTATCTCCAAACATAATAGCTGATTTTAAATTTTTATTCTCTTCATTTTCTAGTATGAAAATTTGCAAATTATTATCTAAATCTAATTTAAAATCAAAATTTGCTTTTAAATTTAATATTTTCAAAGCTTTACTTAAGGAGTTAAAGCACTCATCGTCATTTTGGATAAATATAATATTTTTAATTTCTTCTGTTTTTAGATAATTTGCTAATTCTTTTAAATTTATCATTCGTCTGTATGTTAATCCATAGGTTATATTAGCTTTTAAGGCATAGCAATATTCTTTGTGTTTAATGATATTTAAGAAATTTAATATATTATCTAAATCAAAAAGAGATTCTCCTAGCATTAAATAATCAAATATTTCTTCTGCTTGACTTTCTATGCTATTGTTTGGTTTAATTTGTGTAAAACCTAGTAAGCGTATTTTTGGTTCTTGAAATTCTTTATTTGCTTTTAAAAAACCTATGGAGTTTTCATTAATGTATTGTCTATCATATACAAAAATTTCACCATCAGTATGCTGCCAATCTTTAAAATCATAATTTTGTAAAAATTCTTCTTTTTCATACGAAGATAAATCTTTTATTTGACTTAAAATATCTAAAATTTGATTTAAAGCTATAAAATTTGTATTTTTATTTAAAAATTCTTGAAAATTTGTGATTTTATTTAAATTTTTTAATTGAATTTTGATATGGTCTTTTGTGTAGTATATTTGATTTTCGTAATAATTTAAATTTTGATTAAAATTTTCAAGATTTAATTTATGCATTAAGGTATAAAATTCTTTCAAGGTTTGTAGTTTTTTTAGGTGTTTTTGAGTGATACTTACTCCACATTTTAATAAAGTCTTGAAAAAATTTTGATCTATTTTTAAGGCAAAATTTTGTTTTTGTTCATCTTCTAAATTACAATAAAAATCGTATTCTTTAGTACTAAAAATAGGTTCAAAAACACAAATATTTATATTTTTCAAAGTTTTTTTACTAACACTTTTTTGCATTAAAATTTCGATAAAATCATTGTGAATTAAATCGTGTATTTTGCTTTGTTCTAAAACATCATCTAATGCTAAAAAATTACCACAAAGTTTTCGGATAATTTTATTAAATAAAGAATTGATAGTATTTATGTGAAAATTTGTAATATTTACATTTTCATCTAAATTTAAAATTTCTTTTATGTATTTTTCTTCAATAGAATTTAAATTTATAGTATATTCGTGTTTTTGTGAAGGAGC
Protein-coding regions in this window:
- a CDS encoding putative toxin; this encodes MKFNDVKFKIKEFESVDIISGYSLAFYLPKEEHMIGEENKNKNQKTKKDEYRINKSNSLEYIQKINEEKEIEKLKLQSNEKINEEFDKLKDDALPAKEYKRKNYEYDVFYDVYTSKDNINKCIKKIPIENGVAIVTKDFLEEFYENSVKGRYNCKWCLIPRLIRNEGESSFDPVPILNSSFVISELSNIKQKTLTFQRKIANVEHPSHFALQSPKEFKSMLENEQSFASYGGKEKQIEELLKSAQHKLETIKKADGISKKTKEDLEKKQRKEVEKCKKLKNSKKKISPKLIGDTGEYVTSLLFGKRSTRYLSNQRKLDTNFNTKGFNHTIPDFLVTLNDYPTLVEVKNVQDQALTEQISFELKLAREYELDYLFLCNHYTKLIDNITNLEIFNKDNKNHKGSRSGFIYHRHAHRSIKTIFKEIYLHHIKGVAPNKIVIKRLNLNDPVHIEEELNKNKQIQKN
- a CDS encoding ankyrin repeat domain-containing protein, yielding MKTLEEILSLEEDVDKYVKNLCLEFYDLVEANKLEEVKEFLKDYPVPEIFFEKCYTPYWDSENKRAIIDPVIALACAGIAYDKSKSFEMMEYFENLGLKANEVCFGYNALSRYIDRDGKNKEVIEYFFKKGCTFETYNEESGSTPLHEWILCGEEVKYLEEALKLGANPNMRAIKTESEFSFTNTGETLLHRAAESDEKPIGACVEVLIKYGADVNAANCCISDIEDGKIEYYDPATPLDRANTYDISKNIKILKKAGAKTWEELVEEYNIDTSLEEPEQIKMYEERRKDKK
- a CDS encoding BspA family leucine-rich repeat surface protein: MKTLEDIIAMSFEEKMQIQKQLFDFISNNDLENVKNLLKDYPIKESFYEAHFTYHHNNEDYELSLFDPAASLLRAAFACEENNNDFSILDYLFDEYGLSLKDPKYNFAFPDMKHIKEANEKYILMKEVEGEPNIYKNALIYAYILGTKNPNSQIIQYLVNRGAKFEVHNEGFSGRTPMHFWVMQNNYELLELAIKGGANVDMQTRLIQESEYNETLLFEAVSEPETYKVTKLLIELGANVNFVTPRTPLDNARGSRNKKLLKDAGAMTSEQIRKKYNLPAYDSSHCEINGKTDFDLLGKYRDECSKLLNDAIKKAKENGEKKDVNKVSTQETTIILGKTPKELIDAVQNFKVLKALNLLQNDAIKSINKDILKICDDAINELIDKVVVDSNKGKNIGDGIYIEFSEFICIDYNDDGYKDYSGCVRKELKKSSLYELKKILEDIIKGKSIESALHSCAFYDKKGKFKPKHPNLCYIPFNLFELKILVEMEFISLGQIDLSYIKDLNQLFASYSMEIIHLHTNRKDFSGIESWDVSQIKYMNGLFKGLKDFNANLSKWKVTNVKDFEDMFCDCESFKSDLSKWKPKKAENINSMFHGAKSFDCDLSEWNLPSELVEQSNNIFSDCPLQNNPPSWYKAVFDMDNPSYELLCKLVKARDYKQAKIILEKILPLQNEQYQHITQLCFYVPKGTVSNAMPDEDFFSTLVKNAKSQGFHIPISDKVMHTCLRFDKLEYAKFLRTLGYKVVITEENNFGLFVALKHKLSTENKNILEFILDNLDSKIDTAFFENIRLDKTPNRRFCDADDETLDFFFQELIKRYPKEMLDEKLLVMFVHSDLIYLLFKHGLKIDLKNIPYDLNIVGRYYLAPIQKMLAYEAKGRVSRFLQLLRHNLLRADSIIEYHTGVKAPALLIFLDNFKDRLDLDGKEYPIKDILIEFASHNVDIQKLGTFYDKDFYEILKLSEYKQEILKIFKK